GAAATCCCGACAAAGCTAATCATCTTGTCCGTACCGGAACCGTCTCTTCTGTATGAAGGAAGGCCCTGACAACAAGTGCACAGATTCATTATCTCGATTTGCTGAACTCCCGCATCACGAAGTTCGATTCTGTTAAGTTCCACAAGATCTAGAAGAAACTTCCCGTCGCCTTTTTCAAGAAGCCAGTCCGCTTCGCCGCTGAACTTTGAGATGAACTGTGACGCTACATCGTCTCGAACTTCGTAGCAGCATCCCCATATCGCCGGACCTATTACGGCCACGGCGTCCTGCGGCTTCAAAGAGTATTTTTCACAAACGGCCCCAACACAGTCCCTAGCCGCGCGCAGTGAGGTTCCGCGCCACCCCGCGTGGACGGCGCAGACGCATCCGGAATCGGGAAAGCAGAGCAAAACAGAAACGCAGTCGGCCGTGATGACCCCCACGCCTACACCTTTTTGCTGCGTAACGACCGAATCGGCTTCAGCAGGTTCCTCTGCCATCGCACCGTCGGCGAAAAAAACAGTGTTGCCGTGAATCTGGTTCACGGTAAGGATATTTTCAAGCCCGTGAGCAGAAGCGATTTTCAGAATATCCGGCCCTCCGGGATCATGAACGAAACCGTGTATAACGCCGCTGCACTTCTCAAGCAGGGTCGAACGAAAAACCTTCATCCGCTCCGCTTCCTTAGAAAATCGATCACTGAAACCATATCCTCGGGGATTTTCGCCGAAAGCTCAATTCGCTTTCCGGTCGCCGGATGGGTGAAGCCGAGGCTTCTCGCATGAAGAGCGTGCCTCTTTATTAACGCTCCAAGTACCCTCGAATTTTTCGGGTGGCTTTTTTTCCCTCCGTAAACTTTATCGGCAAGCACCGGAAACCCGTTTTCAGAAAAATGAACCCTTATCTGGTGAGTTCTTCCGGTCTTCGGCCAGACGCTCACAAGAGTCGCTCCGTGCAGCCCTTCGATTACCTCCCAGCGGGTCTCGGCATCTC
This is a stretch of genomic DNA from Candidatus Dadabacteria bacterium. It encodes these proteins:
- the pgeF gene encoding peptidoglycan editing factor PgeF, with amino-acid sequence MKVFRSTLLEKCSGVIHGFVHDPGGPDILKIASAHGLENILTVNQIHGNTVFFADGAMAEEPAEADSVVTQQKGVGVGVITADCVSVLLCFPDSGCVCAVHAGWRGTSLRAARDCVGAVCEKYSLKPQDAVAVIGPAIWGCCYEVRDDVASQFISKFSGEADWLLEKGDGKFLLDLVELNRIELRDAGVQQIEIMNLCTCCQGLPSYRRDGSGTDKMISFVGISP